A section of the Paenibacillus odorifer genome encodes:
- a CDS encoding glycoside hydrolase family 88/105 protein, translated as MKKSQWAIQTADSIMARTPKLYEDKGYKGSWTYDYGVVLNGFEWLWKQTGDSKYLQFIQDNMDYFIQEDGSVKGYHLEEYNIDHINNGKLLLTLYKETKQEKYKKAAALLRKQLETHPRTSEGAFWHKNIYPYQIWLDGLYMGAPFYLAYLLAFEEGKGLGDVTKQFILCEKHTKDPVTGLLYHAWDEQRIQPWCDPETGLSPNFWARSLGWYLMALVDVLELLPSEHSDYPELVRILNDTLTAVKKYQDKESGVWYQVINLGERKGNYLEASASSMIVYAMAKGIRLGVLNAGWYETLDLAQQGLISEFVLETKEEWVNLNKNCQVAGLGGVDQRDGTFAYYISEPIVTNDQKGVGAFLQACVEYEQLRGWI; from the coding sequence ATGAAGAAATCACAGTGGGCAATTCAAACGGCAGACTCTATTATGGCGCGGACACCGAAGCTTTATGAAGATAAAGGCTACAAAGGAAGCTGGACCTACGATTATGGCGTGGTATTGAACGGTTTTGAATGGCTTTGGAAGCAGACCGGTGATTCGAAGTATCTGCAGTTCATTCAAGATAATATGGACTACTTTATTCAGGAAGATGGCAGTGTCAAGGGCTACCACCTAGAGGAGTATAACATCGATCATATTAACAACGGAAAATTATTATTGACTCTATATAAAGAAACGAAGCAGGAAAAATACAAAAAAGCGGCTGCTCTACTTAGAAAGCAACTTGAGACCCATCCGCGAACCTCGGAAGGTGCTTTTTGGCATAAAAATATATATCCCTATCAGATTTGGTTAGATGGACTTTATATGGGCGCTCCTTTTTATTTAGCCTACTTGCTAGCTTTTGAAGAAGGAAAGGGACTTGGGGATGTAACTAAACAATTTATCTTGTGTGAGAAGCATACGAAAGATCCGGTAACAGGTCTGCTATATCATGCATGGGATGAACAGCGTATTCAACCTTGGTGCGACCCTGAAACAGGACTTTCGCCTAACTTTTGGGCCCGTTCACTTGGCTGGTATCTCATGGCATTGGTTGATGTTCTGGAATTGCTGCCTAGTGAGCACTCAGATTATCCAGAGCTGGTACGAATACTAAATGATACCTTAACTGCGGTGAAGAAATATCAGGATAAGGAATCCGGGGTCTGGTATCAAGTGATTAATCTAGGGGAACGCAAAGGAAATTATCTTGAGGCCTCTGCTTCAAGTATGATCGTGTATGCCATGGCTAAAGGTATCCGATTAGGCGTGTTAAACGCTGGATGGTACGAAACATTAGATCTGGCTCAACAAGGACTTATCTCGGAGTTTGTACTAGAAACCAAAGAAGAATGGGTCAATTTAAATAAGAATTGCCAAGTAGCAGGATTAGGTGGAGTGGACCAACGTGACGGTACTTTCGCTTATTACATTAGCGAGCCTATTGTCACTAACGACCAAAAAGGTGTGGGTGCTTTCCTTCAGGCCTGTGTGGAATACGAACAATTAAGAGGCTGGATCTGA
- a CDS encoding ABC transporter permease, with the protein MQEVTAQPSSAPQMNPKPEIYKSSSELKKRLWRNKWLYVMLTPGVLYFLIFKYLPMYGLIISFQDYKPYQGINGSDWVGMKHFSRLFTEPDFLNILVNTLILFGLNILIYFPMPIILALMLNELQGSFFKRTFQTIFYLPHFLSLVIIVSISYVMVTMDGGIINELLVYFGFEPINFLLNPGWFRPMYIIQVIWREAGWGTIIYLASIAAIDPGLYEASRMDGAGRLRQVWHITLPAIRGVIITLFILKIGSVLDLGFEHVYLLLNSMNREVAEIIDTYVYTAGLRQGQFSYSTAIGFFKSIVGFVMVMMVNKLSKKMGEEGVY; encoded by the coding sequence ATGCAGGAAGTCACCGCACAGCCCAGCTCAGCTCCTCAAATGAATCCTAAGCCTGAAATTTATAAAAGCAGCAGCGAACTGAAAAAGCGGCTGTGGAGAAATAAATGGCTCTACGTCATGCTAACTCCGGGAGTACTGTATTTTCTGATTTTTAAATATCTTCCAATGTACGGATTAATTATCTCATTTCAGGATTACAAACCCTATCAAGGGATCAACGGTAGTGATTGGGTAGGGATGAAGCATTTCAGCAGGTTGTTCACAGAGCCGGATTTCTTAAATATATTAGTGAACACACTTATTCTTTTCGGATTAAATATTCTTATCTATTTCCCGATGCCGATTATTCTTGCCCTGATGTTAAATGAACTTCAAGGCAGCTTTTTCAAAAGAACCTTTCAGACGATCTTCTATTTGCCCCATTTTCTGTCATTGGTTATCATCGTCTCCATTTCTTATGTAATGGTCACGATGGATGGAGGGATTATCAACGAGCTGCTTGTCTATTTTGGCTTTGAACCAATCAATTTCCTGCTTAATCCAGGGTGGTTCAGGCCCATGTATATTATTCAGGTGATTTGGAGAGAAGCAGGTTGGGGAACGATTATTTATCTAGCTTCCATAGCTGCGATTGACCCAGGGCTTTATGAAGCATCGCGTATGGACGGAGCTGGAAGACTTAGACAAGTCTGGCATATCACTCTTCCAGCGATTAGAGGCGTAATTATTACATTATTTATTCTGAAAATTGGTTCCGTTCTTGATCTTGGATTTGAACATGTATATCTGCTACTTAACTCCATGAATCGAGAAGTTGCGGAAATTATCGATACGTATGTATATACTGCTGGTTTGAGACAAGGGCAGTTTAGTTACAGTACAGCTATTGGATTCTTTAAATCGATTGTAGGCTTTGTAATGGTGATGATGGTGAATAAATTATCCAAGAAAATGGGAGAAGAAGGCGTTTATTGA
- a CDS encoding glycoside hydrolase family 28 protein, which translates to MLIYNIEDFGALKNSKKLATEAITRAIEAANKAGGGTVYVPAGTFLTGAIHMKSNIELNLNPGAILSFSTNPEDYPAVECRWEGVKQQVHSPCIYGRELVNVSITGSGMINGNGELWWDKFRNRREELQYPRPTLIGLDSCQRVTLKDIALVNSPSWTVNPIGCYNVTIDNISILNPADSPNTDGINPESCTNVRISNCNIDVGDDCIAIKAGTEDTKERVPCENITITNCTMVHGHGGVVLGSEMSGDIRNVTISNCVFKQTDRGIRMKSRRGRGGAIEDIRISNIVMEDVICPFTLNLYYFCGPRGKEKYVWDKNPYPITEETPCFRRIHFANITARNVHAAAGFLYGLAEQYVSEITFTNVDISMATNAIPGHPDMMTGIENMNNRGFFLGNARDVQFHQVTIENHEGPAFYIENGEAVEIINCRSKNTKKPEKLVEQATVSPEEQNVCP; encoded by the coding sequence ATGTTGATCTACAATATTGAGGATTTTGGAGCGCTTAAGAATAGTAAAAAGTTAGCGACAGAAGCGATAACGCGTGCAATTGAAGCGGCAAATAAAGCCGGTGGAGGAACCGTTTATGTGCCGGCTGGTACGTTCTTAACCGGTGCAATTCATATGAAAAGCAATATCGAATTGAATTTAAATCCTGGTGCCATTCTTTCATTCAGTACGAACCCGGAGGATTACCCTGCAGTGGAATGCAGATGGGAAGGAGTGAAGCAGCAGGTTCATTCACCTTGTATTTATGGAAGAGAGTTAGTTAATGTATCGATCACTGGCAGCGGAATGATTAACGGAAATGGTGAACTCTGGTGGGATAAGTTTCGGAACCGCCGGGAAGAGCTGCAGTATCCCCGGCCGACTCTAATCGGCTTGGACAGCTGTCAGCGGGTAACCCTTAAAGATATCGCGCTGGTCAATTCTCCAAGCTGGACCGTTAATCCGATAGGCTGTTACAATGTGACTATTGATAATATTTCCATTCTGAACCCGGCGGACTCTCCAAATACAGATGGTATTAATCCAGAGTCTTGCACCAATGTGCGAATTAGCAATTGCAATATTGATGTCGGTGATGACTGCATAGCGATCAAGGCAGGAACTGAGGATACCAAAGAACGAGTTCCTTGTGAGAATATTACGATCACCAACTGCACTATGGTACATGGACACGGGGGTGTCGTACTCGGTAGTGAAATGAGTGGAGATATTCGTAATGTCACGATTAGTAATTGTGTGTTTAAACAAACCGATCGTGGAATCCGGATGAAATCAAGACGGGGACGCGGGGGAGCGATTGAAGATATTCGGATCAGCAATATTGTAATGGAGGACGTTATTTGTCCGTTTACTCTAAATCTATATTATTTCTGTGGACCACGCGGAAAAGAAAAATATGTGTGGGATAAAAATCCTTATCCGATTACAGAGGAAACGCCGTGTTTTAGACGCATTCATTTTGCCAATATTACCGCACGTAATGTTCATGCCGCAGCGGGTTTCTTATACGGGCTTGCGGAGCAGTATGTATCCGAGATTACGTTTACTAATGTGGACATCTCCATGGCGACGAATGCAATTCCCGGCCATCCAGACATGATGACAGGGATCGAAAACATGAATAATCGCGGGTTTTTCCTCGGGAATGCAAGAGATGTCCAATTTCATCAGGTGACGATTGAGAACCATGAAGGGCCTGCTTTTTACATTGAAAATGGAGAAGCTGTAGAGATCATAAATTGTCGATCAAAAAACACGAAGAAGCCGGAAAAATTAGTAGAACAAGCTACAGTGTCACCTGAAGAACAGAATGTCTGTCCATAA
- a CDS encoding carbohydrate ABC transporter permease, translating into MVEDKTISGRIFSAINFTLLAIIALITVLPLVHVVAGSFTTSAELASSKFVLIPKVWSLEAYKFIFSTNTIFKAMGVSIGVTAIGSIFSLFITSLMAYALTRKDLDGRKVVNFMVVFTMLFHGGMIPTFLVVKELGLIDTYASLILPSAISAFNMIILRNFFQNIPEGLEESAKIDGCNDFGILFRIVLPLSLPALATIGLFYAVTYWNTYMNAILYLNDSAKWPIQVLLRQIVVLASGMDHSATLDAAVPPPDQSIKMAVIVVATLPIVCVYPFLQKHFAKGAMLGSMKG; encoded by the coding sequence ATGGTAGAAGATAAAACAATCAGTGGTAGAATCTTTTCTGCTATAAACTTTACGCTGCTTGCGATCATTGCTTTAATTACTGTGCTTCCCCTTGTTCACGTTGTAGCAGGCTCTTTCACAACGAGTGCAGAACTAGCTTCTAGCAAATTTGTACTGATTCCAAAGGTATGGAGTCTGGAAGCGTACAAGTTCATCTTTTCGACGAATACAATATTTAAAGCCATGGGTGTTTCCATTGGTGTCACGGCAATTGGTTCTATTTTTAGTTTGTTTATAACTTCTTTGATGGCCTACGCTCTTACCAGAAAAGATCTGGATGGTCGTAAAGTGGTTAACTTCATGGTCGTGTTCACCATGCTTTTTCATGGTGGGATGATTCCAACGTTCCTCGTGGTGAAGGAATTAGGACTAATTGACACGTACGCATCACTGATCCTACCGTCAGCGATTAGTGCCTTTAATATGATCATTTTGAGAAACTTTTTCCAAAATATACCTGAAGGTTTGGAGGAATCGGCCAAAATTGATGGTTGTAACGATTTTGGAATATTATTTCGGATTGTATTGCCACTATCCTTACCTGCGTTAGCGACTATCGGATTGTTCTATGCGGTAACGTATTGGAATACCTACATGAATGCGATTCTGTATTTGAATGATAGTGCGAAATGGCCAATACAGGTTCTGCTCAGACAAATTGTCGTCCTTGCCAGCGGTATGGATCACAGCGCTACACTGGATGCTGCTGTTCCACCGCCAGATCAATCAATTAAAATGGCTGTTATCGTTGTAGCTACCTTACCAATAGTTTGTGTGTATCCGTTCCTGCAAAAGCATTTTGCCAAAGGTGCCATGTTGGGTTCTATGAAGGGCTAG
- a CDS encoding extracellular solute-binding protein — MKKKSFTMLLTALLTFSTLLAGCGGNNNNKEEAAAPTTSAENTTKVEETEAPKEEPTEIKIMLPLNTSETPPDTIKNELEKLTNTKLTYQFFPADTYEEKLNSSFATGSLPQVTYLKNQTTFIQMKEAIKDGQFWEIGPLLSEFPNLSKLKPEILNNTKVDDKLYTLYIGRPLARQGIIYRKDWADKLGLAAPANVDELFEMAKAFTEQDPDGNGKKDTTGIIDRNELTYGAFKTVSSWFGTPNTWGEKDGKLAPEFTFDEYFDTMDFFKKARDGGYINQDFAATSKTDAVNMFKAGKGGLYIGGSMQDIDSLNKDTIKNNPDAVLDAHSMVASPDGKYAQWMIPGYNNVVLFPKSAVKDEAELKKILAFFDQMMTPEVANLMYWGIEGTHYTVEDGKAKAADDKELIEREVKGYKDSVIGEAETNGMYENYNTLPGRIHADQLVLENVKVGVADPTAAMDSATYTEKGVELQQIITDATYKYIYGQIDKAGFEKEVENWKSRGGDKIIEEYNALYKK, encoded by the coding sequence ATGAAGAAGAAATCCTTCACCATGTTGTTAACAGCACTGTTAACATTCAGCACATTGTTAGCTGGATGCGGTGGTAACAACAATAACAAAGAAGAAGCAGCAGCCCCAACTACAAGTGCAGAGAACACTACGAAGGTGGAAGAGACTGAAGCACCTAAAGAGGAACCTACAGAAATCAAAATCATGCTTCCATTGAATACATCAGAGACTCCGCCTGATACGATTAAGAATGAACTTGAGAAATTGACCAACACGAAGCTGACTTATCAATTTTTTCCGGCTGATACTTATGAAGAAAAACTGAATTCATCTTTTGCAACGGGTTCATTACCGCAAGTAACATATTTGAAGAATCAGACAACCTTCATTCAGATGAAAGAAGCGATAAAAGACGGACAATTCTGGGAAATCGGTCCACTATTAAGCGAATTTCCGAATTTGAGCAAATTGAAACCAGAAATTCTTAATAACACGAAAGTAGATGACAAGCTTTATACCCTATATATCGGGCGTCCACTTGCACGCCAAGGGATCATTTACCGCAAAGACTGGGCAGATAAATTAGGACTTGCTGCACCAGCTAATGTAGATGAATTATTTGAAATGGCTAAAGCCTTCACAGAACAAGATCCAGACGGTAATGGAAAGAAAGATACTACCGGTATTATTGACCGTAATGAGTTGACCTATGGAGCTTTCAAAACTGTTTCGTCTTGGTTCGGAACACCGAATACCTGGGGTGAGAAGGATGGCAAATTAGCGCCTGAATTTACCTTCGATGAATATTTCGACACAATGGATTTTTTCAAAAAAGCTCGTGATGGCGGATACATTAATCAAGATTTCGCTGCCACCAGTAAAACGGATGCAGTAAATATGTTTAAGGCTGGAAAGGGTGGACTCTATATTGGGGGCTCCATGCAAGATATTGATTCCCTCAATAAAGATACTATTAAGAATAACCCTGACGCTGTTTTGGATGCGCATAGTATGGTTGCAAGTCCAGATGGGAAATATGCTCAATGGATGATTCCAGGCTATAACAATGTTGTCTTGTTCCCGAAATCTGCTGTCAAGGATGAGGCAGAGCTGAAGAAGATTCTTGCTTTCTTTGATCAAATGATGACTCCAGAAGTAGCTAATTTGATGTATTGGGGAATTGAAGGTACTCACTATACCGTTGAAGACGGTAAAGCGAAAGCTGCAGACGACAAAGAATTGATTGAACGTGAAGTAAAGGGATATAAGGACAGCGTTATCGGCGAAGCTGAAACCAATGGAATGTACGAAAACTATAACACGCTGCCAGGAAGAATTCATGCAGATCAATTGGTTCTTGAGAATGTCAAAGTTGGTGTAGCGGATCCAACAGCTGCTATGGATTCGGCTACCTATACAGAAAAAGGCGTAGAGCTTCAACAGATTATTACAGATGCAACCTATAAATATATTTATGGTCAGATTGACAAGGCTGGATTTGAGAAGGAAGTAGAGAACTGGAAGAGCCGTGGTGGAGATAAGATTATTGAAGAATACAACGCGTTATACAAAAAATAG
- a CDS encoding glycoside hydrolase family 88/105 protein, producing MTVQIPTTPIEWAKKACDSLMDTYRAGELPPAHRWHYHQGVFLCGMELLWNAYQEDRYINYIQEYVDDLVDEYGNFYFARDELDAVQAGQLLFTLYERTGKLKYRIAAEKLRNLLLTLNKTSEGGYWHKDKYANQMWLDGLYMAGVFSLKYANVYDEPSLRETVLHQEMLMRKHMKDETTGLLYHAWDESRRMPWSNPETGCSPEFWSRSLGWYGLALSQFLDLLPSHDSARTELSTTLRDFVDALIRYQDQKSGLWYQVVDKGHEPDNWLETSGSCLFVYTIAKAVKHGVVSDVTIATAAAKKGYEGLTKVIQWDEHNRLVLPDICIGTSAGDYESYVTRPKVKNDLHGVGALVMACVEIQSMLQD from the coding sequence ATGACTGTACAGATACCTACAACGCCGATAGAGTGGGCAAAAAAAGCTTGCGATTCACTAATGGATACTTACAGGGCGGGAGAGCTTCCCCCCGCGCATCGATGGCACTATCATCAGGGTGTATTTCTGTGTGGCATGGAGCTTTTGTGGAATGCTTATCAAGAAGACCGTTATATCAACTATATTCAGGAATATGTAGATGATTTGGTGGATGAATACGGGAACTTTTATTTTGCACGTGATGAGCTGGATGCGGTTCAAGCAGGACAGCTACTATTCACTCTTTATGAACGGACAGGCAAACTTAAGTATCGTATTGCAGCAGAGAAGCTAAGAAATTTACTGCTCACACTAAATAAAACCTCTGAGGGCGGGTATTGGCACAAGGATAAGTACGCCAACCAAATGTGGTTGGATGGACTTTATATGGCAGGCGTATTCTCCTTGAAATATGCTAATGTCTACGATGAACCAAGCTTGCGTGAAACGGTCCTTCATCAGGAAATGTTAATGCGCAAGCATATGAAGGATGAGACAACGGGTTTGTTATACCATGCCTGGGATGAGAGCCGGCGGATGCCTTGGTCGAATCCGGAGACGGGTTGTTCACCGGAGTTCTGGAGCCGATCATTAGGATGGTATGGTCTCGCCTTATCGCAATTTCTGGATCTGTTACCTTCCCATGATTCAGCCCGGACAGAGCTGTCTACTACGCTGAGAGATTTTGTGGATGCACTTATTCGTTACCAAGATCAAAAAAGTGGACTTTGGTATCAAGTCGTAGATAAGGGACATGAGCCAGATAATTGGCTGGAGACTTCAGGGTCATGTTTGTTCGTCTATACGATTGCCAAAGCCGTGAAGCATGGCGTTGTAAGTGATGTGACTATCGCTACAGCTGCCGCTAAAAAAGGATATGAAGGGTTAACCAAAGTAATCCAGTGGGATGAGCATAACCGATTAGTTCTGCCGGACATTTGTATCGGTACCTCAGCTGGAGATTACGAGAGTTACGTGACTCGGCCTAAGGTTAAAAATGATCTGCATGGTGTGGGCGCATTGGTGATGGCTTGTGTTGAAATACAGTCAATGCTCCAAGACTGA
- a CDS encoding pectinesterase family protein encodes MLVVGKESFCAYHTIQEAIDSLEQGPSGQADTLYILSGVYKEAVRIYRSNLTIIGIGYVEIVMNRYAKERDEAGEEINTFSTPTLFLGGSHLILENLVITNNAGQGENIGQAVAVYANCDQTVFRNCTLKGYQDTLFTGPLPPAPKERSTFGGIPLRKHHAQYRQLYQHCYIEGTVDFIFGGATAYFDRCEIRSLRHSENQAGYITAASTPVGQSYGYIFKNCFLTAAPDIAPVFLGRPWREYAKTVFVDCQLGAHIHPLGWDNWNNTANEQTVCYQEYGVKDAILLSKQRVSWADCFEDGDETLDKEFVFAGTDFWK; translated from the coding sequence ATGCTTGTTGTAGGAAAAGAATCCTTTTGCGCTTATCACACGATTCAAGAGGCGATAGATTCACTAGAGCAGGGGCCATCCGGTCAAGCGGATACGCTTTATATTTTGTCAGGGGTCTATAAAGAGGCAGTGCGGATTTATCGTTCTAATCTTACGATCATAGGGATTGGCTACGTGGAGATTGTTATGAATCGTTACGCGAAAGAGCGTGATGAAGCGGGCGAAGAAATCAATACATTCTCTACACCAACGTTATTTCTGGGCGGCAGCCACCTGATCTTGGAGAATCTGGTGATTACCAATAATGCAGGGCAGGGTGAAAATATCGGGCAGGCGGTAGCCGTGTATGCTAATTGTGATCAAACCGTATTCAGAAATTGTACTTTAAAAGGGTATCAGGACACGTTGTTCACGGGACCTTTGCCACCTGCACCCAAAGAGCGATCTACGTTTGGAGGTATACCACTGAGAAAGCACCATGCCCAATATCGGCAGTTGTATCAGCATTGCTATATAGAGGGAACAGTGGACTTTATATTTGGTGGGGCTACGGCTTATTTTGACAGATGTGAAATTCGCAGCTTGCGTCATAGTGAGAATCAAGCAGGTTATATTACGGCAGCCTCCACACCCGTGGGACAATCGTATGGTTATATTTTTAAAAATTGCTTTTTAACAGCGGCTCCTGATATTGCTCCGGTGTTTCTGGGCCGTCCATGGCGTGAGTATGCTAAAACCGTATTTGTAGATTGTCAGCTGGGTGCACATATTCATCCACTTGGCTGGGATAACTGGAACAACACCGCTAATGAACAAACCGTTTGTTATCAGGAATATGGCGTGAAGGATGCAATTCTCCTGAGTAAGCAACGCGTTTCTTGGGCAGATTGCTTTGAAGATGGGGACGAGACGTTGGATAAAGAGTTTGTTTTTGCTGGTACGGATTTTTGGAAATAG